Proteins encoded by one window of Deinococcus sp. KSM4-11:
- a CDS encoding APC family permease yields MTGSASPATSAPAPSKLGLWGVVMVIYFTVAGGAFGLEGLVGSSAPGMALILVLVTPFIWSLPTVLMVTELSTAMPVEGGFYVWVKRALGRFWGFTQGWIAWLYGLVIAASFAALFTDYTSSFLKLAFGVTVLDDHAVVRWIVAVLLIAVFALLNIRGAKAVGDSSKLFAVMVFVPFIIMIVIAAVKWVGHPVPFWQPLTPPDTGVAGAFGLGLFIVMYNFLGWDGISTILEEIENPLRVIPRAMLIAVPLVIVGYLLPTVAGLTAGVAFSTWGDTVYFPELAQAIGGRWLGIWVALGGMFCAMGLFNAMILSNSRLPFVFAADRYLPPSFVRRHPTYGTPARSIILCAVIYALLAIGPFQTLAVTTVLLYGVSLILQFVALIVLRITAPQMPRPFRIAGGLPVVILIALLPTAIILLAIRGTVIDEGAQFLALAGALLVSAPLAYLILNAVFKRGAADTLSHDITTLPGD; encoded by the coding sequence ATGACCGGTTCCGCATCCCCTGCGACGTCCGCCCCCGCTCCCTCCAAGCTCGGCCTGTGGGGCGTGGTCATGGTCATCTACTTCACGGTCGCCGGCGGCGCCTTCGGCCTGGAGGGCCTGGTGGGCAGCAGCGCGCCCGGCATGGCGCTGATCCTGGTGCTCGTCACGCCCTTTATCTGGAGCCTGCCGACGGTTCTGATGGTCACGGAACTCTCCACGGCCATGCCGGTCGAGGGCGGCTTCTATGTGTGGGTCAAGCGTGCGCTGGGCCGCTTCTGGGGCTTCACACAGGGCTGGATTGCGTGGCTGTACGGCCTGGTGATCGCCGCGAGTTTCGCTGCGCTGTTCACGGATTACACCAGTTCCTTCCTGAAACTCGCCTTCGGCGTCACGGTGCTGGACGACCACGCGGTGGTTCGCTGGATCGTGGCGGTGCTCCTGATCGCGGTGTTCGCGCTGCTGAACATCCGGGGGGCGAAGGCCGTGGGCGACTCCAGCAAACTCTTCGCGGTCATGGTGTTCGTGCCGTTCATCATCATGATCGTCATTGCGGCCGTGAAGTGGGTCGGACACCCTGTGCCGTTCTGGCAGCCGCTCACGCCGCCGGATACGGGCGTCGCGGGCGCCTTCGGGCTGGGCCTGTTCATCGTGATGTACAACTTCCTCGGCTGGGACGGGATCAGCACCATTCTGGAGGAGATCGAGAATCCGCTGAGGGTCATTCCCAGGGCCATGCTGATCGCCGTGCCGCTGGTCATCGTGGGCTACCTGCTGCCCACCGTGGCGGGCCTGACGGCCGGCGTGGCGTTTAGCACGTGGGGCGACACCGTGTACTTCCCGGAACTCGCGCAGGCGATCGGAGGCCGGTGGCTGGGCATCTGGGTGGCGCTGGGCGGCATGTTCTGCGCGATGGGCCTGTTCAACGCCATGATCCTCTCGAACAGCCGGCTGCCCTTCGTGTTCGCCGCCGACCGCTACTTGCCGCCCAGCTTCGTGCGGCGCCACCCCACCTACGGCACGCCCGCCCGCTCGATCATCCTGTGCGCCGTGATCTACGCGCTGCTGGCCATCGGGCCGTTCCAGACGCTGGCCGTGACCACCGTGCTGCTGTACGGCGTGTCGCTGATCCTGCAGTTCGTCGCGCTGATCGTCCTGCGCATCACGGCCCCACAGATGCCCCGGCCCTTCCGGATCGCCGGTGGCCTGCCGGTCGTGATCCTGATCGCACTGCTGCCCACTGCAATCATCCTGCTGGCAATCCGTGGCACCGTGATCGACGAGGGCGCGCAGTTCCTGGCGCTGGCCGGGGCGCTGCTGGTCTCCGCGCCGCTGGCCTACCTGATCCTGAATGCCGTGTTCAAACGCGGCGCAGCGGATACGCTGAGTCACGACATCACAACCCTGCCCGGCGACTGA
- a CDS encoding PucR family transcriptional regulator ligand-binding domain-containing protein, with protein sequence MRVHDALTLPSLASARAVGEGDRTREVVLAHVVDVPETPRWVTPGTFLLSTGLSWPREPAALGAFATELAACAPAAVVLAAPHFFPAFPAEAAAALAARGIPTLELPYEVPFAQVVQEVHGHILREQADVLRRSERIHRALTRAALSGNLADVAQTLADGLGRGAVVLSAAGLPLTPGPAPGQADVLAALARPGNAPRDLAGGTLVPVILRGGREGGVWVQRAPDATARRSGPDRAPPDLAVRAAEHAATVVALLLLAQRDAEVREARLGYAFVDSLLEGRFTNDPAAQERAARLGFDPAGEYSVGLLALHAPLPLTAEGFAGRERAAQQVREVLASLGAAPLVSVNLNTVWFLLPARISAERVWARLGWAGPDAPGGMVYSRARTGVDAVGHSRAEALTLATHARPGQLRSYAEVLVPRALSGDRDAQGDLTRSLLGPLRSSRGADGLIATIRTLSETGFSQVETAARLGIHANTLRYRMERIETLTARSLGQPDTRALWWLALQLDALQP encoded by the coding sequence ATGCGAGTCCACGACGCCCTGACCCTGCCCTCGCTCGCCTCGGCGCGGGCTGTGGGCGAGGGTGACCGGACGCGCGAGGTCGTCCTGGCCCACGTGGTGGACGTACCCGAGACCCCCCGCTGGGTCACGCCCGGCACCTTCCTGCTCTCGACGGGCCTGTCCTGGCCGCGTGAGCCCGCCGCACTGGGCGCCTTCGCCACCGAACTGGCCGCCTGCGCGCCCGCCGCCGTGGTGCTCGCCGCCCCGCACTTCTTCCCGGCCTTCCCGGCCGAGGCCGCCGCGGCGCTGGCCGCGCGTGGCATTCCCACGCTGGAACTGCCGTACGAGGTGCCGTTCGCGCAGGTCGTGCAGGAAGTGCACGGCCACATCCTGCGCGAACAGGCCGACGTGCTGCGCCGCAGCGAACGCATTCACCGGGCGCTCACCCGCGCGGCGCTCAGCGGGAATCTCGCGGACGTCGCGCAGACCCTCGCGGACGGTCTGGGCCGCGGCGCGGTCGTGCTGTCGGCGGCCGGGCTGCCCCTGACCCCTGGCCCCGCGCCGGGCCAGGCCGACGTGCTCGCCGCCCTGGCCCGGCCGGGCAATGCTCCGCGCGATCTGGCGGGGGGCACGCTGGTGCCCGTGATCCTGCGTGGGGGCCGCGAGGGTGGCGTGTGGGTGCAGCGCGCGCCCGATGCCACCGCGCGCCGATCCGGGCCGGACAGGGCGCCGCCGGATCTGGCCGTGCGCGCCGCCGAGCACGCCGCGACGGTGGTGGCCCTGCTGCTCCTCGCGCAGCGGGACGCCGAGGTGCGCGAGGCCCGGCTGGGTTACGCCTTCGTGGACAGCCTGCTGGAGGGCCGCTTCACGAACGACCCGGCCGCGCAGGAACGCGCCGCCCGCCTGGGCTTCGATCCCGCCGGCGAGTACAGCGTGGGGCTGCTCGCCCTGCACGCCCCCCTGCCCCTGACCGCCGAGGGCTTCGCGGGCCGAGAGCGGGCCGCCCAGCAGGTGCGTGAGGTGCTGGCGTCGCTCGGGGCGGCGCCACTGGTCAGCGTGAACCTGAACACCGTGTGGTTTCTGCTGCCCGCCCGGATCAGTGCCGAGCGGGTCTGGGCGCGCCTGGGCTGGGCGGGGCCGGATGCTCCGGGTGGCATGGTGTACAGCCGGGCCCGCACGGGCGTCGACGCCGTTGGACACAGCCGGGCCGAGGCGCTGACCCTGGCGACCCACGCCCGCCCGGGCCAGCTCCGCTCGTACGCCGAGGTGCTCGTGCCCCGCGCGCTGAGCGGCGACCGCGACGCGCAGGGCGACCTGACGCGCTCCCTGCTGGGGCCCCTCAGGTCGTCTCGTGGAGCCGATGGCCTGATCGCCACCATCCGGACGCTGAGCGAGACGGGCTTCTCACAGGTGGAGACGGCCGCCCGGCTGGGCATTCACGCGAACACCCTGCGCTACCGCATGGAACGCATCGAGACCCTCACCGCGAGGTCGCTGGGCCAGCCCGACACCCGCGCCCTGTGGTGGCTGGCCCTGCAACTCGACGCGCTCCAGCCCTGA
- a CDS encoding ethanolamine ammonia-lyase subunit EutB has translation MYHVTLGHTHYSFPDLKTLLGRASPQKSGDELAGLAAGSAAEREAARAVLADLPLRAFLADLLIPYESDEVTRLIVDGHDAAAFAPVAGLSVGEFRDWLLGDHATSERLTALAPGLMPEMVAAVAKLMRNQDLVLVASKVEVITRLRNTIGTRGTFSTRLQPNHPTDDPRAVLASMLDGLSYGAGDAVIGINPALDSVESCAGLLTLLDEFRQRTGVPTQSCVLTHVTNTLQAIERGAPVDLVFQSVAGTQAANAGFGIDLALLGEAHAAALELERGAAFAGGRGDNVMYFETGQGSALSAGAHHGVDQGTLEARAYAVARRFRPLLVNTVVGFIGPEYLYDGKQIIRAGLEDHFCGKLLGLPMGCDLCYTNHAEADGDDMDVLLTMLGGAGVTFIMGVPGADDIMLNYQSTSFHDAWYVRRLFNRPPAPEFAAWLDSVGITRGGALSRPEARHVHALMSALEKR, from the coding sequence ATGTATCACGTCACATTGGGCCACACGCATTACTCGTTTCCTGACCTGAAAACGCTCCTGGGCCGGGCCAGCCCGCAGAAATCCGGGGATGAACTCGCAGGCCTGGCGGCCGGAAGCGCCGCCGAGCGCGAGGCGGCCCGCGCGGTGCTGGCCGACCTGCCCCTGCGGGCGTTTCTGGCCGACCTGCTGATTCCCTACGAGTCCGACGAGGTCACGCGCCTGATCGTGGATGGGCACGACGCGGCGGCATTCGCCCCCGTGGCGGGCCTGAGCGTGGGTGAATTCCGCGACTGGCTGCTGGGCGACCACGCCACGTCCGAACGCCTCACGGCCCTGGCGCCGGGCCTGATGCCGGAGATGGTCGCGGCGGTGGCCAAGCTCATGCGCAACCAGGATCTGGTGCTGGTCGCGTCGAAGGTCGAGGTGATCACGCGCCTGCGGAACACCATCGGCACGCGCGGCACCTTCAGCACGCGGCTCCAGCCGAACCATCCGACCGACGATCCGCGTGCCGTCCTGGCCAGCATGCTGGACGGCCTCAGCTATGGCGCGGGGGACGCGGTGATCGGCATCAATCCTGCGCTGGATTCCGTCGAGAGCTGCGCGGGCCTGCTGACTCTGCTGGACGAGTTCCGGCAGCGGACGGGTGTGCCCACCCAGAGCTGCGTGCTGACCCACGTGACGAACACCCTGCAGGCCATCGAACGGGGCGCGCCCGTCGATCTGGTGTTCCAGAGCGTGGCGGGCACCCAGGCGGCCAATGCGGGCTTCGGCATCGACCTCGCGCTGCTGGGGGAGGCGCATGCGGCGGCGCTGGAGCTGGAGCGCGGCGCCGCGTTTGCCGGCGGGCGGGGCGACAACGTCATGTACTTCGAGACCGGGCAGGGCAGCGCGCTCTCGGCCGGAGCGCACCACGGGGTCGATCAGGGCACGCTGGAGGCCCGCGCGTACGCGGTAGCGCGGCGGTTCCGGCCCCTGCTGGTGAACACGGTGGTCGGCTTCATCGGCCCGGAGTACCTGTACGACGGCAAGCAGATCATCCGCGCGGGTCTGGAGGATCACTTCTGCGGCAAGCTGCTGGGCCTGCCGATGGGCTGCGATCTCTGCTACACCAACCATGCCGAGGCCGACGGGGACGACATGGACGTGCTGCTGACCATGCTGGGTGGGGCGGGCGTGACCTTCATCATGGGTGTGCCCGGCGCGGACGACATCATGCTCAATTACCAGAGCACCAGCTTCCACGACGCGTGGTATGTCCGGCGGCTGTTCAACCGCCCGCCTGCACCGGAGTTTGCCGCGTGGCTGGACTCGGTGGGCATCACGCGCGGCGGAGCGCTGTCCAGACCGGAAGCCCGCCACGTCCACGCCCTGATGTCCGCCCTGGAGAAGCGGTGA
- the eutC gene encoding ethanolamine ammonia-lyase subunit EutC produces MTGGRDDDPWAVLKDFTDARVAQGRTGTSLPTRELLAFTQAHAAARDAVHDVADFAGLRAALEALGETVLDVRSRAPDRATYLRRPDLGRTLHPESVTVLANGHAARAEPLYIAVIVADGLSAGALAQVVPVLSALLPALRSSGFGVAPITLAMQARVALGDGVALALGARLALVLIGERPGLSSPDSLGAYLTYGPQPVTPDSARNCVSNIRPAGLDARTAAWRLHHLILAALRRELSGVALKDESGDPPPDFAPQALPRHP; encoded by the coding sequence GTGACCGGCGGGCGGGACGACGATCCCTGGGCCGTCCTGAAGGACTTCACGGACGCGCGCGTCGCGCAGGGCCGCACGGGCACGTCGCTGCCCACGCGGGAACTGCTGGCCTTCACGCAGGCCCACGCCGCCGCGCGGGACGCCGTGCACGATGTCGCCGACTTCGCGGGTCTGCGCGCTGCGCTGGAGGCGCTCGGGGAGACGGTGCTGGACGTGCGGAGCCGCGCCCCCGACCGGGCCACATACCTGCGCCGTCCGGATCTTGGCCGGACCCTGCACCCGGAATCCGTGACGGTATTGGCGAACGGGCACGCCGCACGCGCGGAACCGCTGTACATCGCGGTGATCGTGGCGGACGGCCTCTCGGCGGGCGCTCTGGCGCAGGTGGTTCCGGTGCTGTCCGCCTTGCTGCCCGCGCTCCGTTCCAGCGGCTTCGGCGTGGCGCCGATCACGCTCGCCATGCAGGCCCGCGTGGCGCTCGGGGACGGCGTGGCCCTGGCCCTCGGGGCCCGGCTGGCCCTGGTGCTGATCGGCGAACGCCCCGGTCTGAGCAGTCCGGACAGCCTGGGGGCGTACCTGACCTACGGGCCGCAGCCGGTGACACCGGACTCGGCGCGCAACTGCGTGTCCAATATCCGCCCGGCAGGCCTGGACGCGCGCACGGCGGCGTGGCGACTGCATCACCTGATCCTGGCGGCCCTGCGCCGCGAGCTGAGTGGCGTGGCCCTGAAAGACGAGAGCGGCGATCCTCCGCCGGACTTTGCTCCCCAGGCGCTGCCCCGGCACCCCTAG
- the gabT gene encoding 4-aminobutyrate--2-oxoglutarate transaminase, with the protein MTVTTTRTEDLLALRHSEIPRGISLAHPIVAARAEGVRLWDIEGREYHDWIGGIGVLNVGHNHPAVVAAVQAQLADFSHTCFQVTLYEPYLRLAQGLNARFPGGVKAKTLFLSTGAEATENAIKIARAHTNRPAVISFTHSFHGRTLMGMTLTGKKAYYAQNFGPFAPDVYHAPFPYEYRGTSVQAALEGLQELFRTTVDPSRVAAIILEPVLGEGGFLPAPVEFLKALRQLCDQHGIVFIADEIQSGVGRTGDFWAIEASGVKPDLLCFAKSIGGGLPISGVTGKAEIMDAPQTGGLGGTYAGNPLACAAGLAVLGLFEDGTLLEHARHVGQRLRAAFTALQGGIAGIGDVRGQGPMIALEFVKDRVTREPDPEMATRVVEEARDRGLLLLKAGMYANVIRVLVPLTVTDDELTEGLEKFVGAVRAAGVA; encoded by the coding sequence ATGACCGTCACCACCACCCGCACCGAGGACCTCCTGGCCCTGCGGCACTCGGAAATCCCGCGCGGCATCAGCCTGGCGCACCCCATCGTGGCCGCCCGAGCCGAGGGCGTGCGCCTGTGGGATATAGAGGGCCGCGAGTACCACGACTGGATCGGCGGGATCGGCGTCCTGAACGTTGGTCACAACCATCCGGCGGTGGTGGCTGCCGTTCAGGCGCAACTCGCGGACTTCAGCCACACCTGCTTCCAGGTGACCCTGTATGAACCGTACCTGCGGCTCGCGCAGGGCCTGAACGCCCGGTTTCCCGGCGGTGTAAAGGCCAAGACCCTCTTCCTGAGCACCGGCGCGGAGGCCACCGAGAACGCCATCAAGATCGCCCGCGCGCACACGAACCGCCCGGCCGTGATCTCGTTCACGCACTCCTTCCACGGCCGCACCCTGATGGGCATGACCCTGACCGGCAAGAAGGCGTACTACGCGCAGAATTTCGGCCCCTTCGCGCCCGACGTGTACCACGCGCCCTTCCCGTACGAGTACCGGGGCACCAGCGTGCAGGCCGCGCTGGAGGGCCTGCAGGAACTGTTCCGCACCACGGTCGATCCGTCCAGGGTCGCCGCGATCATCCTGGAACCCGTGCTGGGCGAAGGCGGCTTCCTGCCTGCCCCGGTCGAATTCCTGAAGGCCCTGCGCCAGCTCTGTGACCAGCACGGCATCGTGTTCATCGCCGACGAGATCCAGAGCGGCGTGGGCCGCACCGGTGACTTCTGGGCCATCGAGGCCAGCGGCGTGAAGCCCGACCTGCTGTGTTTCGCCAAGAGCATCGGCGGCGGCCTGCCGATCAGCGGCGTGACCGGCAAGGCCGAGATCATGGACGCCCCGCAGACTGGCGGGCTCGGCGGCACCTACGCCGGCAATCCGCTGGCCTGCGCCGCCGGGCTGGCCGTGCTGGGCCTGTTCGAGGACGGCACGCTGCTGGAACACGCCCGGCACGTCGGCCAGCGCCTCCGCGCCGCCTTCACAGCCTTGCAGGGTGGCATCGCTGGAATAGGCGACGTGCGCGGCCAGGGCCCCATGATCGCCCTGGAATTCGTCAAAGACCGCGTGACCCGCGAGCCCGACCCCGAGATGGCCACACGCGTCGTTGAAGAGGCCCGCGACCGCGGCCTGCTGCTCCTCAAGGCCGGCATGTACGCCAACGTCATCCGCGTCCTCGTCCCCCTTACCGTCACCGACGACGAACTCACCGAGGGTCTGGAGAAGTTTGTGGGGGCGGTGCGGGCGGCTGGGGTCGCATAA
- a CDS encoding aspartate aminotransferase family protein, with protein MPYIKLNTPIPGPQSIALQNRRADAVSRGLGQANAVAVASAQGSLVTDVDGNTFVDLACGIGMMAVGHNHPKVVKAIQEQAAQAVHPGALVVNFEGYPALAERLNSLTPGDFPKKTLLANGGAEAVENAVKIARAFTGRAGIIVFEGAYHGRTNLTMSMTSKYGLFKKGFGPFASEVYRLPFPNPYRPPVGMDAEAWIDWCCWNLENALVAQIDGSALACIVIEPVMGEGGFIPTPAKFLRKIREICDRTGAVMIADEIQSGSGRTGKMYAIEHSGVVPDLVITAKSLGAGVPVSAVTGRAEIMDAPHLGGIGSTYGGSPLACAAALAVLDVLHQPGFMENAKTVERVVREVWEPLRGELPIGDIRGIGAMMVVEFVKDTHTKEPWMEVIANAVPLAVKRGVLLIRAGLYSNCIRFLPALDIPEDMLREALTAVADAVSEAYAALREPEAVSA; from the coding sequence ATGCCGTATATCAAGCTGAACACGCCCATTCCCGGCCCGCAGTCCATTGCCCTCCAGAACCGCCGCGCCGACGCGGTCTCGCGCGGGCTGGGGCAGGCGAACGCGGTAGCAGTGGCATCGGCGCAGGGCTCGCTGGTCACCGACGTGGACGGCAATACCTTCGTGGATCTGGCGTGCGGCATCGGCATGATGGCCGTGGGGCACAACCACCCGAAGGTCGTGAAGGCCATTCAGGAACAGGCGGCGCAGGCGGTGCATCCGGGCGCGCTGGTCGTGAACTTCGAGGGCTACCCGGCGCTGGCCGAGCGCCTGAATTCGCTCACGCCAGGCGACTTCCCCAAAAAGACGCTGCTGGCGAACGGCGGAGCCGAGGCGGTGGAGAACGCCGTGAAGATCGCGCGGGCGTTCACGGGCCGGGCCGGGATCATCGTGTTCGAGGGCGCGTACCACGGGCGCACGAACCTGACGATGTCCATGACCAGCAAGTACGGGCTGTTCAAGAAGGGCTTCGGGCCGTTCGCGAGCGAGGTCTACCGCCTGCCCTTCCCGAATCCGTACCGTCCGCCGGTCGGGATGGACGCCGAGGCCTGGATCGACTGGTGCTGCTGGAACCTGGAGAACGCGCTGGTGGCGCAGATCGACGGCTCGGCGTTGGCGTGTATCGTGATCGAGCCGGTGATGGGCGAGGGCGGCTTCATTCCCACGCCCGCGAAGTTCCTGCGGAAGATCAGAGAAATCTGCGACCGCACGGGCGCGGTGATGATCGCCGATGAAATCCAGAGCGGCAGCGGGCGCACCGGGAAGATGTACGCCATCGAGCACTCGGGCGTGGTGCCGGATCTGGTCATCACGGCCAAGAGCCTCGGCGCAGGCGTGCCCGTGAGCGCCGTAACTGGCCGCGCGGAGATCATGGATGCTCCGCACCTGGGCGGCATCGGCAGCACGTACGGCGGCAGCCCCCTGGCGTGCGCGGCGGCCCTGGCGGTGCTGGACGTGCTGCACCAACCGGGCTTCATGGAGAACGCGAAGACCGTGGAGCGCGTGGTGCGCGAGGTCTGGGAACCGCTGCGCGGCGAGCTGCCCATCGGGGACATCCGGGGCATCGGCGCGATGATGGTCGTGGAGTTCGTGAAGGACACGCATACCAAGGAACCGTGGATGGAGGTGATCGCCAACGCCGTGCCGCTGGCCGTGAAGCGGGGCGTGCTGCTGATCCGCGCGGGCCTGTACTCCAACTGCATCCGCTTCCTGCCGGCGCTGGACATCCCCGAGGACATGCTGCGCGAGGCGCTCACCGCCGTGGCCGACGCGGTGAGCGAAGCCTACGCGGCGCTGCGCGAGCCGGAGGCCGTCAGCGCGTGA
- a CDS encoding nitrilase, translated as MTVLPRFLGRDVLAARADGRYVVVQARADDTPALEAVQRACFPDLSEDEIATERHFRSHQAHFPDGQLAVLDVESGDLVASSSDLRMDVDFAHYAHPYLEETGDNLFTTHDPHGEWLYGADIGVHPTCRGQGLATLLYGARHNLIRRLNLRGHIAGAMPKGYGAVADELSIEQYVMAVIRTERSDPVLSVQLRRGYGVWGIIPDYLEDDSCRNYGVCIVWRNRAYRS; from the coding sequence GTGACCGTCCTGCCGCGTTTCCTGGGCCGCGACGTGCTCGCCGCCCGCGCCGACGGGCGCTACGTGGTGGTGCAGGCCCGCGCCGATGACACCCCCGCCCTGGAGGCCGTGCAGCGCGCGTGCTTCCCGGATCTCTCCGAGGACGAGATCGCCACCGAACGGCACTTCCGCTCGCACCAGGCACACTTCCCGGACGGGCAACTCGCCGTGCTGGACGTGGAGTCCGGCGACCTCGTCGCGTCGAGCAGCGACCTGCGCATGGACGTGGATTTCGCGCACTACGCGCACCCGTACCTGGAGGAGACCGGTGACAACCTCTTCACCACGCACGACCCGCACGGCGAGTGGCTGTACGGCGCGGATATCGGCGTGCATCCCACCTGTCGCGGGCAGGGGCTAGCAACCCTGCTGTACGGAGCGCGGCATAACCTGATCCGCCGCCTGAACCTGCGCGGGCACATCGCCGGGGCGATGCCCAAGGGCTACGGCGCGGTGGCCGACGAGCTGAGCATCGAGCAGTACGTCATGGCGGTGATCCGGACTGAACGGTCGGACCCGGTGCTCAGCGTGCAACTCAGGCGCGGCTACGGCGTGTGGGGCATCATCCCGGACTATCTGGAGGACGACTCCTGCCGCAATTACGGCGTGTGCATCGTGTGGCGCAACCGGGCCTACCGGTCATGA
- a CDS encoding amidohydrolase, producing the protein MSTLYHGGSIHPWADARAVEALLVRDGRVVAAGPLDGLDVRGATRVDLGGAHAFPGFTDAHVHVWKVGQLRTTLLDLREATSLDDLAGRVAARHAALPEGAWLWGRGWNEARLGGAPTRDLLDRLAPGRPVLLTRTCAHIHAVNTPALELAGIQADTPAPAGGEIDFGRGILTETAYGLVYGAMPEPTQAQFETWILAGLDSLKALGYSAVTDPAVDPPLYAAYRALDAAGHLPIRVNLLSIRRPDGGAATYPLPDRHQSPMLRCDSVKFFADGGLSGATAAVSVPFKGTGTRGVLRFDTDELYALACEAHTAGFRIGTHAIGDVALTQVLGVYQRLAREYPGGPRHRIEHFGLPNAEHLRLARALNVIVVPQPVFLHELRANYDRYVPDALAGQVFPLRAMFDAGLDVAFSSDGPVVRELRPMSGLAAAVAEPYVPGQAVTLPQALGAYTRGGAVAHGDGHERGTLASGKHADLTIIEGNLFDTEPHSWPDIPVRGGVLADVTAESEPA; encoded by the coding sequence ATGAGCACGCTGTACCACGGCGGTTCCATTCATCCCTGGGCCGATGCCCGGGCGGTGGAGGCCCTGCTGGTGCGGGACGGGCGCGTGGTGGCGGCCGGGCCGCTGGATGGTCTGGACGTCCGGGGTGCGACCCGCGTCGATCTGGGCGGCGCACATGCCTTCCCCGGCTTCACGGACGCACATGTGCATGTCTGGAAGGTGGGGCAGCTCCGCACCACGCTGCTCGATCTGCGGGAGGCGACGTCGCTGGACGATCTGGCCGGGCGGGTGGCGGCGAGGCACGCGGCACTCCCGGAAGGAGCGTGGCTGTGGGGACGCGGCTGGAACGAGGCCCGGCTGGGCGGTGCACCCACGCGCGATCTGCTTGACCGCCTCGCGCCCGGCCGTCCGGTGCTGCTGACCCGCACCTGCGCCCACATCCACGCGGTGAACACGCCCGCCCTGGAACTTGCTGGAATCCAGGCCGACACGCCCGCTCCGGCTGGGGGGGAGATCGACTTCGGGCGCGGCATCCTCACCGAGACGGCATATGGCCTCGTGTACGGCGCGATGCCGGAACCCACCCAGGCGCAGTTCGAGACGTGGATTCTGGCGGGGCTGGACTCCCTGAAGGCGCTGGGCTACTCGGCCGTGACCGACCCGGCCGTCGATCCACCCCTGTACGCCGCCTACCGGGCGCTGGACGCGGCGGGCCACCTGCCGATCCGCGTGAACCTGCTGTCCATCCGCCGCCCGGACGGCGGGGCGGCCACGTACCCTCTGCCGGACAGGCATCAATCGCCCATGCTGCGCTGCGACAGCGTCAAATTCTTCGCGGACGGCGGCCTGAGCGGCGCGACGGCGGCGGTCAGCGTGCCGTTCAAGGGCACGGGCACGCGGGGTGTGCTGCGCTTCGACACGGATGAGCTGTACGCCCTGGCCTGCGAGGCGCACACGGCAGGCTTCCGCATCGGCACGCACGCCATCGGGGACGTGGCCCTCACGCAGGTGCTGGGCGTGTACCAGCGGCTGGCTCGGGAGTATCCCGGTGGCCCCAGGCACCGCATTGAGCACTTCGGCCTGCCGAACGCGGAGCACCTGCGTCTGGCCCGCGCCCTGAACGTGATCGTCGTGCCGCAACCGGTCTTCCTGCACGAGCTGCGTGCCAATTACGACCGGTACGTCCCGGACGCGCTGGCCGGGCAGGTGTTCCCGCTGCGGGCCATGTTCGACGCGGGCCTGGACGTGGCCTTCTCGTCCGACGGCCCAGTGGTGCGCGAACTGCGGCCCATGAGCGGGCTGGCGGCCGCGGTGGCTGAACCCTACGTGCCGGGGCAGGCAGTCACACTCCCGCAGGCGCTCGGGGCGTACACGCGCGGCGGGGCGGTCGCGCACGGTGACGGGCACGAGCGCGGCACGCTGGCATCCGGAAAACACGCCGATCTCACCATCATCGAGGGAAATCTCTTCGACACTGAGCCTCATTCCTGGCCGGACATCCCGGTGCGCGGCGGCGTCCTGGCAGACGTGACCGCCGAATCCGAACCCGCCTGA